In one Betta splendens chromosome 14, fBetSpl5.4, whole genome shotgun sequence genomic region, the following are encoded:
- the LOC114870002 gene encoding uncharacterized protein LOC114870002, whose protein sequence is MNEQSAVRNSSSDNLVYIDRAEENLKQKGVFRREFPIKLAFACTIHKVQGMTTNSAVVSLKHVFEAGMAYVALSRLTSLSGLHLLDMDERKIYANPEITAALETMRQVSLKDMMPLLKISPLLSRHDTLTIVHHNTEAESLHLDGYKMFKRNRHLSYTQFPHMASRGGGGVAVYVEAPLPALIAAVYRPPDYSLTSFLSNLRSLLDALEIIDCHPIIVCGDFNENLMSSDNKPILELFRSRGYDKVVTDATTEKNTLLDHIFILRPNQCLHSGVMRTYYSYHDPVFCVLSS, encoded by the exons ATGAATGAACAATCAGCTGTAAGGAATTCATCATCAGACAACCTTGTGTACATAGACAGAGCTGAGgagaacctgaagcagaaagGAGTTTTTCGCAGAGAGTTCCCCATCAAGCTGGCGTTTGCATGTACCATTCACAAGGTTCAGGGTATGACCACTAACTCAGCTGTGGTGTCACTGAAGCATGTGTTTGAAGCTGGCATGGCTTATGTTGCTCTCAGCAGGTTGACCTCTCTCAGTGGACTACATCTTCTAGACATGGATGAGAGGAAAATCTACGCCAACCCAGAAatcactgctgctctggaaacCATGAGACAAGTCAGCTTGAAGGACATGATGCCTCTTCTTAAAATAAGCCCTTTACTGAGCAGACATGACACTCTGACCATTGTCCACCATAACACAGAAG CAGAGAGTCTCCATCTAGATGGCTACAAAATGTTCAAGAGGAACAGGCACCTGTCATACACACAGTTTCCACACATGGCAAGCAGAGGTGGGGGTGGAGTGGCTGTTTAT GTTGAAGCTCCACTGCCTGCACTGATTGCAGCTGTCTACAGACCTCCTGACTACAGCCTAACATCCTTCTTATCCAACCTAAGGAGTCTTCTGGATGCACTTGAGATCATTGACTGTCATCCCATCATTGTCTGTGGTGATTTTAATGAGAATCTTATGTCTTCTGACAACAAGCCAATACTGGAGCTGTTCAGGTCTAGAGGATATGACAAAGTGGTCACTGATGCTACCACAGAAAAGAACACACTGCTGGACCACATCTTCATCTTACGACCAAACCAGTGTCTTCACAGTGGTGTGATGAGAACGTACTACAGCTACCATGACCCTGTGTTCTGTGTGCTGTCCTCATGA